The genomic interval TCTCATTTTAATGGATCCTGATTTTCATCCGGATAAGCGACCTCTAAAATTTTGCTTTAGGCAAAATTAGAGCCTGCTTACATTTCTAATTTATTCACTTTATTCATCATTTGAACTCCATGTACTAACGTTGCACCACTTTTTATAGCAGCTCCAACATGAACAGCTTCCATCATTTCTTCTTTGGTAATTCCACGTTGTAAGCCATCTTTTGTGTATGATTCTATGCAATATGGACATTGTTCTGTATGAGAAACTGCCAAAGCAATTAAAGATTTTTCACGAGCAGTTAATGCTCCTTCTTCAAAGACTTTTCCATAATAATCAAAGAACTTGTTACCAAGTTCTTCGTTCCATTCTGTTATTTTTCCAAACTTTCTTAAGTCAGCCGGGTCATAATATGTTTTAGACATTTGTTTTATTTCTGTTGAAAAGTAAAAATACGAATTGTTTTCAAGCTTTTTTATCAAAAAGTAATAGTGTTTCTTACTTTCCGTTTAAACTCCAGTCGTATTTTAAATAACTAACTTTTGTTTTTTTGGTAGTTATAACATCTGAATATTTATTTAAATATTCTTTTAGAGAACCATTTGTTGTAAAGTCTTTTTTGTACCAATCAAATATTTTAGAAAGTTGAGCTTTCTTTTCAGAGACTTTATTTCTTTTAGGGTCATTAATAAATTTCTTCATTAATTCTTCTGTTTTTGCTTCGTAGTTTTCTTCTGTAAAAGCAAAGTTTCCTAATTGTGGACAAGATCCTGAAGCACAATTTACCGCTACATGAATTTTTGGATCTTTATAATTCTTTCTTAAAACATCATGTTCAATATTATTTAAGGTATATGTTTTTCCACCAACATTTGCAAACGGAATATTCCAAGCATCTTTCCCTTTTTTCTTAACTTTCATGATGCTTTTTAATGGGTAATTTTTTAAAATTAATTTAACAGTATATGCATTATATGCATTTGCCCAAAAAGCTTTGGTTTTTGCTGCAGACCAAGATTTGTCTATTTTAGTTTCTACTAAACATGTTAAGTAAGCGTCTAGTTTAGCTTCATCTTTTTTGAAGCCTTTATAATCTACATTACCATCTTTATCTACATGCGTTTTTAATAATGAATCAAATTTTTCAGTTTGCGCATTTATGTTAAATGTTAACATAAGAATAAAAATTATTGCGATACTTTTTTTCATGATTATGATATTTAATTTTAAGTTTAGACGAATGGCTATTTATAAGTTTACAAAAATGTTGCCAAAATTTTAATCGGTTATTTCTTCTCCGATTTTTAAGTTGAATTTTCTTCTAAAAAGATACACAATTCCGTATAAAATTGGTGTGTCTAGGGCAGCTACTATTATTTTAAAGAGTATTCCGCTTATTAGTAAGCCTAAAAACAAGT from Lutibacter sp. Hel_I_33_5 carries:
- a CDS encoding arsenosugar biosynthesis-associated peroxidase-like protein, with amino-acid sequence MSKTYYDPADLRKFGKITEWNEELGNKFFDYYGKVFEEGALTAREKSLIALAVSHTEQCPYCIESYTKDGLQRGITKEEMMEAVHVGAAIKSGATLVHGVQMMNKVNKLEM
- a CDS encoding DUF547 domain-containing protein, yielding MKKSIAIIFILMLTFNINAQTEKFDSLLKTHVDKDGNVDYKGFKKDEAKLDAYLTCLVETKIDKSWSAAKTKAFWANAYNAYTVKLILKNYPLKSIMKVKKKGKDAWNIPFANVGGKTYTLNNIEHDVLRKNYKDPKIHVAVNCASGSCPQLGNFAFTEENYEAKTEELMKKFINDPKRNKVSEKKAQLSKIFDWYKKDFTTNGSLKEYLNKYSDVITTKKTKVSYLKYDWSLNGK